Genomic DNA from Kwoniella shandongensis chromosome 10, complete sequence:
CAGACCCATCAAcctctcgtcctcgacacGCGACGCTCGGGGCACCATTCTGCGTGACAGTACAGCTGCCACATCTGAGCACGTGGCGGAAGTACCGTAGATATCGCCGAAtgctcactcacttgtgTCTTCCTTCGCTATCGTTGACTTTGaattgttgctgttgctgtcgCTGATATAGCTATTGACAGTCATCACTCAACTATTCTACTCAATCAACTTCAAGTCAATCACAAAAGCCACGACGTAAACAATCAGTCGGGCCAGTATCTACGCATCCTCCCTCGTCTTTCTATCTCGATCTAGTTGAAGACCCTTCATTATGCGACTTACGCCAGAAGTGAGCATTCCCTgttcatctcgctcatcctccaccttcaaTCGCTGACTTTTCCATCGACAGTTCGTGTCAAAAGCACCATCAGTCAGTTAATTCTTCCCACACTATCCCACTTTGTACCATTCAATCGTGCTGAACATGTAGTAGCATCTCAATCCGCTAAAAGAACGCGAATTAGAAttacgaggtgagtgaacttTGGTAATAGGCGGTGGAAGTGTAACGGATCTtcaagaggagttggaagggagggaatAGCTGAGGGCATTAGATGAGCAGTTGCTGATGCTTACACTGCTAGGACTGCAAATACCCGTGATCGAGAACTTGGCCTCACACCAAGGTACATACGACACTCTCAATCTCACCGATAACTCGATCACTGTCCTAGGAAACATACCTTTATGTGCGTTTACAtacgaggaaggaggagaagtggaagatggatcGGAGAGTACTGACGCGACGCCGTTCCTGTAGCACCGCGATTGCAAGCGATACATGCTGCCCAAAATCAAATAACCTCTATCAGTCCCTCCTTACCGCCAAATGTGAGTTGTTGGGTTATGCACTGGACTGTGACCCAGAACTGACAGTGGCACCTCTCAGATCCCCAACCTTGTGACGTTAGGTGAGACCCAGCTTCTTTCTACACGCCACCTGCAGCTGCTACGAACGCATCGCTAACGATAAACACCTCTTAGTCTTAACCAACAATGTCATCACCTCACTCGCTACCCTTGTTCCCCTCGAGACTCTGACATCTTTACGGCACTTATCATTGAGAGGAAACCCGGTGACAGAACAGCAACATTACAAAGAGTTTGCGGTTTGGAAGGTGGGTTTGGTGCTGCAAAATGCGCAGCTGTCGGGTAGGAGACAATCATGCTGATAACGCGATGCTGTGACAGGTCGCGAAGGGAAACCTCCACACACTTGATTTCGAACGAATCAGAGATTCAACACGAGAATCAGCTCGAAAACTCCTCACCGACCCATTAACGTCCCTTCCCAACTCTCTCGCCCATCAACTCTCCATCCCTACAACATCGAACGTTCCCGGAGCAGCATTATCGTCGATCCAAAAAGCCGGGAAGGATGCCACAGCTGCCGGAGGAAAGGGTGGTAAAGGCAGATTGATGACTccagatgagaagagaagggttgtGGAGGCTTTGACGAGAGCACAAACGGCGGAAGAAGTTAGAAAGTTGGAAAGAATGTTGGCAGACGGTTTGGTTcctgaaggaggagtggacgaggcggtCGCAGCTCCAGCGGAAGCAGCCGCGGATGAGGTCGTGGCGAATGGATCATGAGAAGGGAGTGAAAGTGTATCAGAAGGATATATGAGACGTAATCAAAAGAAAAAGATGTTGTTTAGATGATTTCTACGTTCTTCTGCATATCCATATCGAGCATCTAAACCGCTATATATCTACAGTCTCCTTATCCGATTCTGCCAATACTGCCAAACTGTGATCGCGATTACTTCAATGCCTCTGTCAACCATGCTTTGAGATGCTCGATCTCctcgggagaagaagaatgccCCATTCCTGGATATGTCTCGAATCGAACGCCGGGACGACCGAAAGTCTTGCCCGGTGACAAGAGGGGGAAACCGAGTTTCTGTAGGAGCTCGATGGAGCGTTGACCGTCTGCAGTTGCAAGGTGTGGCAAAGAGGTCGCCGGAGAAGGAAGTGCAGTCGGAAGGTTAGTGAGAGATAGTTGCGATAATAGTAAGCAGTGCATTATATTGGCATCGATCAGACAAAAAGACACCCACATTGGTATCCGACTACTTGGTCGTTACTGCCGTGACCCCAGAAGATCGGCACGTCTTGCGCGTTAGGGTTCTTAAGCTGCAATAGTCCGATAGACAGTGAGCTACAAGCATCATTCGCAGAATTGTCTGATCGAGTCGCGCCGGGAGACTGTTCTGTCCCATGACACCCCTGAGCTTGTGCAAAAGatcgatctcactcacctgctcaatCTTATGATTCAGAGTCACCCACGTACTCAACCCGACCACTCCACCCAActttctcttcgtcgtcagcGCCGTCAAGATCGATATCGCGCCTCCTTGCGAGAAACCCCCAACTATGATCTTGTTCTCAGGTATACCAGCGTCGACCTCAGCTTGGATCAGAGCGTCGACGGATGCGACGGATCTCAAGAGtcctttctcgtcgtcgtggaTCGAGTCGGTGAGTCTGTCGAGGGTGTTGATGTCGAACCATGCAGGCATTGTCATGCCTAGTAATGTCAAAAGACGAAGGTCAGTCTAATGAAACAGCATAATACATATGTGACCTAGCAGGCagagcgagaatgacgaggGGTCCGCTCGCATGCAGAGATAGTGGGAGACGTTGAAACGAACGGGTGAGAGTGATCGACATGTACAGGGAGTGAACGTAAATACCTACCGTGGTTAAGCGTGATGGGGATCGACGGAGCATGAGGCAAGATCCACTTGACTCCAGGGAACGATGCCCAGAGCATCTTTGCGACAGGCAGCCAACCATGACCACTATCACCAAGCCCATGGAGGAAGATCACTGTCGCAGTGTGCGCGTCTTTCGGCGCGACTTTGAGATGTTTCAAGGGGGCGGTAGCTGCGGACATTGCT
This window encodes:
- a CDS encoding acyl-protein thioesterase 1, which gives rise to MAIIARAKRPLIVLLIGSVLIAAYYFYAPPLLNSQLTEISTPSRVQAMSAATAPLKHLKVAPKDAHTATVIFLHGLGDSGHGWLPVAKMLWASFPGVKWILPHAPSIPITLNHGMTMPAWFDINTLDRLTDSIHDDEKGLLRSVASVDALIQAEVDAGIPENKIIVGGFSQGGAISILTALTTKRKLGGVVGLSTWVTLNHKIEQLKNPNAQDVPIFWGHGSNDQVVGYQYGQRSIELLQKLGFPLLSPGKTFGRPGVRFETYPGMGHSSSPEEIEHLKAWLTEALK